A genomic stretch from Eubacterium sulci ATCC 35585 includes:
- a CDS encoding mechanosensitive ion channel protein MscL, with protein sequence MKSFIKEFKEFISNGNVMSMAIGIIIGGAFTAIVNSLVADIITPLIGMILGGINFSGISITVGSAQLMVGNFIQAVIMFVLTALVIFVMMKGLNKLAAKKKAADDAEEAAAPAEPSDEVKLLMEIRDALNK encoded by the coding sequence ATGAAGAGCTTTATTAAGGAATTTAAGGAGTTTATCAGCAACGGCAACGTTATGAGCATGGCAATTGGTATCATCATCGGTGGTGCATTTACTGCTATCGTTAACTCACTCGTAGCAGATATCATCACACCGCTAATCGGAATGATTCTAGGAGGAATCAACTTCTCAGGCATTTCTATCACAGTTGGAAGCGCTCAGCTAATGGTTGGTAACTTCATCCAGGCTGTAATCATGTTCGTACTAACTGCACTTGTAATCTTCGTAATGATGAAGGGACTAAATAAGCTAGCTGCTAAGAAGAAGGCAGCAGATGATGCAGAGGAAGCTGCTGCACCAGCTGAGCCATCAGATGAGGTTAAGCTTCTTATGGAAATTAGAGACGCTCTTAATAAGTAG